AATCTTTCTATCATTTTGTGGTATTCACCCAGTCATTATCGTGATCGGGATTGGAAGCTCATTATCTCCGGCTCTGTTTGGCGTAAGTCCAGAATATATGGCGGTGTTATTGATCGTTGCTTGGACGTTAGCTACTCAAGTTTCTCCATTTTCAGGTTCAGTATTAATGACTTCAGGGTTAATGCAACAGTCGCCATGGAGGGTTTCGCAACGAAATTTAGGATTTGTTGCCGTCCTCTTGGTAAGCTTGCCTTCATTATTAGTCTTGTTGCAACATTTTGGATTACTATAAAGAATGTTCAAAAAGTCCGTAAAAATGACTGACAAATGTCCTCGTTGGCTTGCTCATGCGTTGCTCACATATGAACAGCATATCTTTGCGGCTTTTAGCTACATGCCTCGAACTTTCGACGCACAGGACGTTGCGATTTTAGCCGACCGGTTCTATTCTTCTCTTTTTTGAACACGCACTATAATAGTTAGGTGGTAAAAAGTATGAAAACTCAAGTGTCACATCTATTTACATACGGTTTATTACTCTTTGTTATGGTATTGTGGGGAGTAAACGTTGTGATGTTAAAAGTATTAGTAGACCATCTTCCCCCAACAACAATGACAGCCGTGCGAGTATTTACTGCAGGTATTATTGTTTTGTTTATTTTAATCTTTCAGCGTCAATTACGAACATTAACGAAAACAGAATGGAAGTTTACAATCATTGCCATGGTCTTTGGTGTTGTTGGGCATCATTTTTTTCTTACATTAGGTTTAACGGCAACGACAGCATCCAATGCATCTTTAATTTTAGCATTACTACCATTAACTACATCGGTGTTGGCGATGATTTTCTTACATGATCAGTTAACAAAATTACGTTTACTAGGTATATTGCTTGGGATCATAGGCGTTTCGGTGATTATCTTTCAGGGAGCGGATAGCCTTGGTGGGGTTAATGTAGGTGACCTTTACATTTTTATTGCGATGTTCGTCC
The genomic region above belongs to Desertibacillus haloalkaliphilus and contains:
- a CDS encoding DMT family transporter; translation: MKTQVSHLFTYGLLLFVMVLWGVNVVMLKVLVDHLPPTTMTAVRVFTAGIIVLFILIFQRQLRTLTKTEWKFTIIAMVFGVVGHHFFLTLGLTATTASNASLILALLPLTTSVLAMIFLHDQLTKLRLLGILLGIIGVSVIIFQGADSLGGVNVGDLYIFIAMFVQAISFIYIKKATETLDSKQMTGIMLVFGSLLLFGLSLIIEPHGVSGLGEGTAWIWLLFFTSAILATAVGHMLYNSAIHKLGAGQTAIFNNLVPFFGVISSAIFLGEAIVMTHIFGFLFIVIGVLLGTGYMDEKLVRKINKRKKAESM